A window of Cryptomeria japonica chromosome 3, Sugi_1.0, whole genome shotgun sequence contains these coding sequences:
- the LOC131034367 gene encoding LOB domain-containing protein 25-like: MDGTIRELQTGSSCAACRIRKRRCAEKCLLAPYFPPTNPDSFLTTMKVFKASKIAKTIKDTRPEQRSDAVNSMIYEASVRKHDPVNGCAGLISDLEMHCLELTYQLAEEKEELNALQMAFHHSSITPPPPKVEVTGTIMNLICRTPEELDVQMDDIIMGEDNAYQSPNWEELPPFDLEEIQ; encoded by the exons ATGGATGGCACAATAAGAGAGCTACAGACTGGATCTTCATGTGCAGCTTGCAGGATCAGAAAAAGAAGATGTGCAGAGAAATGTCTGCTTGCTCCCTACTTCCCACCAACCAATCCTGATAGCTTTTTAACAACAATGAAAGTATTCAAAGCAAGCAAGATTGCCAAGACCATTAAG GATACTCGACCAGAGCAACGATCAGATGCTGTGAATAGCATGATATATGAAGCAAGTGTTCGAAAACATGATCCTGTCAATGGATGTGCTGGTCTGATAAGTGATTTGGAGATGCATTGTTTGGAGCTGACATACCAATTGGCAGAAGAAAAAGAAGAGTTGAATGCCTTGCAAATGGCCTTTCATCACTCTTCCATTACTCCTCCTCCTCCTAAAGTAGAAGTAACAGGAACTATAATGAATTTGATATGTAGGACACCAGAAGAGCTTGATGTCCAAATGGATGACATAATAATGGGGGAAGATAATGCATACCAGTCCCCAAACTGGGAGGAACTACctccttttgatcttgaagaaattCAGTAA